A genomic segment from Bacillota bacterium encodes:
- a CDS encoding FAD-binding oxidoreductase, with amino-acid sequence MSSTAKVAVIGGGVIGCAIAYNLAKQGCTDVVVFDKGYLAGGSTGRCGAGVRCQWGTEMNCRLALESINMFEHLNEELGYEYDIEFKQKGYLILAHTEKEWEQFKKNVKLQNSLGIPSKLLSPEEARETVPHLRTDGMLGATYCTKDGHCNPHHTTWAYARAAKRLGVKVRSFVEVKDVRVKNGRVTRVITTGGDYDVEAVVNAAGAWAKPVGEMVGVDIPVYPERHHILVTEPCSMIQDPMVMSFSKHIYCQQTPHGSFVMGYGDPNERKDYDVGHTWQFLETMVDTVLPVLPILGELRLVRQWSGLYEISPDAQPILGETPQVDGFYMAVGFSGHGFMLAPVVGKLLAETILDKPTSLDISMLDLGRFERGEMIREPSVV; translated from the coding sequence GTGAGTAGTACTGCCAAGGTAGCGGTCATCGGTGGCGGAGTCATCGGTTGTGCGATCGCGTATAACCTGGCGAAACAGGGCTGTACGGATGTGGTCGTGTTCGACAAGGGCTACCTCGCCGGCGGTTCCACGGGCCGGTGCGGCGCCGGCGTGCGGTGCCAGTGGGGCACCGAGATGAACTGCCGCCTCGCGCTCGAGAGCATCAACATGTTCGAACACCTCAACGAGGAGCTCGGCTACGAGTACGACATCGAATTCAAGCAGAAAGGATATTTAATTCTGGCCCATACCGAAAAGGAATGGGAGCAGTTCAAGAAGAACGTTAAACTGCAGAACAGCCTCGGTATCCCATCGAAGCTGCTTAGCCCCGAAGAGGCGAGGGAGACTGTGCCGCACCTCCGCACGGACGGGATGCTGGGTGCGACGTATTGTACCAAGGACGGCCACTGCAACCCGCACCACACCACGTGGGCATACGCTCGCGCGGCTAAGCGCCTCGGCGTCAAGGTGCGGAGTTTCGTGGAGGTCAAGGACGTCAGGGTGAAGAACGGTAGGGTGACACGGGTCATCACGACCGGCGGGGATTACGACGTCGAGGCGGTGGTCAACGCCGCGGGCGCGTGGGCCAAGCCGGTCGGCGAGATGGTCGGGGTCGACATCCCGGTTTATCCGGAGAGGCACCACATACTCGTCACCGAACCGTGTTCGATGATCCAGGACCCGATGGTCATGTCGTTCTCGAAACACATCTACTGCCAGCAGACCCCTCATGGGAGCTTCGTGATGGGGTACGGCGACCCGAATGAGCGCAAGGACTACGACGTCGGACATACATGGCAGTTCCTCGAGACGATGGTGGACACCGTCCTTCCGGTCCTCCCCATCCTCGGTGAGCTCCGCCTCGTGAGGCAGTGGTCGGGCCTTTACGAGATTAGCCCGGACGCCCAGCCGATTCTCGGCGAGACGCCTCAGGTCGACGGGTTTTACATGGCGGTAGGGTTCTCGGGTCACGGATTCATGCTGGCGCCGGTGGTCGGCAAGCTCCTGGCCGAGACGATCCTCGACAAGCCTACCAGCCTCGACATCAGCATGCTGGACCTGGGCAGGTTCGAGCGGGGCGAGATGATCCGCGAGCCGTCGGTAGTGTAG
- a CDS encoding (2Fe-2S)-binding protein, translating into MDEEKVIICRCEDVTLKKVRELLDQGLHTMDEIKRICRCGMGPCQGKTCRPLLAQEIARYLGKDVGSVELPTFRPPTKPVKLGVIARGEDGE; encoded by the coding sequence ATGGACGAGGAAAAGGTCATAATCTGCAGGTGTGAGGACGTAACCCTGAAGAAGGTGCGCGAGCTGCTCGACCAGGGCCTTCACACTATGGATGAGATAAAGCGAATATGTCGCTGTGGAATGGGGCCCTGCCAGGGTAAGACGTGCAGGCCGCTCCTGGCCCAGGAGATCGCCAGATACCTCGGCAAGGACGTTGGGTCTGTGGAGTTGCCCACATTCAGGCCGCCCACCAAGCCGGTGAAGCTTGGTGTGATCGCCAGGGGTGAAGACGGTGAGTAG
- a CDS encoding 4Fe-4S binding protein: MLEETGVPTRVDLSKTLPPEERRKKGPYAVFECFQEIPCDPCYAACKQGAVQPFEDINDLPIVDQEKCNGCGICVASCPGLAVFVVDETFSTDEALVKLPYEFVPLPSQGETVTCHDREGREICQGRVLRVVKGKDNTATPVVWVAFPKAFCHDVRHITLGRGAA; the protein is encoded by the coding sequence ATGCTCGAGGAAACCGGGGTCCCCACCAGGGTGGACCTCTCAAAGACGTTACCGCCCGAGGAGAGGCGGAAGAAAGGGCCGTACGCGGTGTTCGAGTGCTTCCAGGAGATCCCCTGCGACCCGTGCTATGCCGCGTGCAAGCAGGGAGCCGTCCAGCCGTTCGAGGACATAAACGACCTCCCGATAGTGGACCAGGAGAAATGCAATGGCTGCGGGATATGCGTCGCGTCGTGCCCGGGCCTGGCGGTGTTCGTTGTTGATGAAACATTCTCCACCGACGAAGCGCTGGTGAAGTTGCCGTACGAGTTCGTCCCGCTCCCCAGTCAAGGGGAGACGGTGACGTGTCACGACCGCGAGGGCCGCGAGATCTGCCAGGGGCGGGTTTTGCGCGTCGTGAAAGGCAAGGACAATACGGCCACACCGGTTGTGTGGGTGGCGTTCCCGAAGGCGTTCTGCCACGACGTCAGGCACATAACGCTCGGAAGGGGGGCCGCCTGA
- a CDS encoding FAD-dependent oxidoreductase encodes MRQTEIAVIGAGPAGLCAALAAASCGAQVTLIDREDRLGGQLIKQTHKFFGSQKQSAGTRGIVIGRDLGEKVMSHPKIDVMLECTALGYYPDNIITLEQNERFLKLKTQRLVVVTGASEKMLAFPNNDLPGIYGAGAVQTLMNVHGIEPGKCVLMVGAGNIGLIVSYQLMQAGVKVAAVVEALPRIGGYAVHASKIRRMGVPILASHSVKEAHGKEFLEGATIWKLGPDWKGIAGTERYIECDVMCLAVGLSPLTELLWMAGCKMKYVSELGGHVALHDENLETTVKGIFVAGDAGGVEEASSAMVGGRLAGYAAAATLGYCPDYEQKKAQAQRELDELRAGPTGEKIRKGLSALKGVAS; translated from the coding sequence ATGAGGCAGACGGAGATTGCGGTGATCGGCGCGGGACCGGCGGGGCTTTGCGCGGCGCTCGCGGCGGCGTCGTGCGGCGCCCAGGTTACGCTCATCGACCGGGAGGACAGGCTCGGCGGGCAGCTCATCAAGCAGACCCACAAGTTTTTCGGGTCGCAGAAGCAGTCCGCGGGCACGAGGGGCATCGTGATCGGGCGTGACCTCGGAGAGAAGGTGATGAGCCACCCGAAGATCGACGTCATGCTCGAGTGCACGGCCCTCGGGTATTATCCAGACAACATCATAACCCTCGAACAGAACGAGAGGTTCCTGAAGCTCAAGACACAACGCCTCGTCGTCGTGACCGGGGCCTCCGAGAAGATGCTGGCGTTTCCGAACAACGACCTGCCCGGCATATACGGGGCCGGCGCTGTTCAAACCCTCATGAACGTGCACGGGATCGAGCCCGGCAAGTGCGTGCTCATGGTCGGGGCCGGCAACATCGGCCTGATCGTGAGCTACCAGCTCATGCAGGCGGGGGTGAAAGTCGCGGCCGTGGTCGAGGCCTTGCCCAGGATAGGCGGGTACGCGGTGCACGCCTCGAAGATCCGCAGGATGGGGGTGCCGATACTCGCCTCCCATTCGGTGAAAGAGGCGCACGGCAAGGAGTTCCTCGAGGGCGCGACCATATGGAAGCTCGGCCCTGACTGGAAGGGCATTGCGGGGACCGAGAGGTACATCGAATGCGACGTGATGTGCCTCGCAGTCGGACTGTCGCCACTCACGGAGCTACTGTGGATGGCGGGCTGCAAGATGAAATACGTTTCCGAACTGGGTGGCCACGTGGCGCTGCACGACGAGAACCTTGAGACCACCGTCAAGGGGATCTTCGTCGCGGGGGATGCGGGAGGGGTCGAGGAGGCGTCGAGCGCGATGGTCGGCGGGCGACTTGCCGGTTACGCGGCTGCCGCCACGCTAGGATACTGCCCTGACTACGAGCAGAAGAAGGCGCAGGCACAGCGCGAACTTGATGAGCTTCGCGCGGGCCCGACGGGTGAGAAGATCAGGAAGGGTTTGTCGGCTCTGAAGGGGGTGGCGTCGTAA
- a CDS encoding (2Fe-2S)-binding protein, with protein sequence MRIKDHPILTFPERKKVTIYYEGKPIDAYEGEPIAAALHAAGVRVLRLSAEMHRPRGFFCAIGNCSSCLMEVDGIPNVRVCVEKVRDGMRVTQQKGKGVLPPVGGVKK encoded by the coding sequence TTGAGGATCAAGGACCATCCGATTCTGACGTTTCCGGAACGGAAGAAGGTGACGATCTACTACGAGGGCAAGCCCATCGACGCCTACGAGGGCGAGCCCATAGCCGCCGCGCTCCACGCGGCCGGCGTGAGGGTGCTCCGGCTGAGCGCCGAGATGCACAGGCCCAGGGGATTCTTCTGCGCCATAGGCAACTGCTCGTCGTGTCTTATGGAGGTGGATGGCATACCCAACGTGCGGGTGTGTGTGGAGAAAGTCCGCGACGGGATGCGGGTGACGCAGCAAAAAGGCAAGGGCGTCCTGCCGCCGGTGGGTGGTGTGAAGAAATGA
- a CDS encoding FadR family transcriptional regulator gives MPFFRVEKQRLYQSVVEQLVEFVKNGGVSPGQRFPSERELEKQLGVSRGILREAFRVLEVRGLIESRPGGGRFLREVTPPVLFQDGTTLYALEKSVLLDIAEARMALEVTVARLAAQRATEEDIGNMSQVIESFYSASDPEPGEDRDLDFHLSIARATHNFVLHELVKMQMNLLREYHQQAHLNRQKWEALCAEHKRILQAIASRDAEAAAGAMDEHLRGLREAIVQAGESNGEG, from the coding sequence ATGCCGTTTTTCAGAGTGGAAAAACAGAGGCTCTACCAGTCGGTCGTCGAACAGCTGGTGGAGTTCGTCAAAAACGGGGGAGTAAGCCCCGGCCAGCGGTTTCCGTCGGAGCGCGAGCTCGAGAAACAGCTTGGAGTCAGCAGGGGGATACTCCGCGAAGCGTTCCGCGTGCTCGAGGTGAGGGGCCTGATCGAGAGCAGGCCCGGAGGCGGCCGGTTCCTTCGAGAGGTGACGCCCCCTGTTCTGTTCCAGGATGGGACCACGCTGTATGCGCTGGAGAAATCCGTGCTCCTCGACATTGCGGAGGCCAGAATGGCGCTGGAGGTCACAGTGGCCCGGCTCGCCGCCCAGCGCGCCACCGAAGAGGACATCGGCAACATGTCCCAGGTCATTGAGTCATTCTACAGCGCCAGCGACCCCGAACCCGGTGAGGACAGGGACCTCGACTTCCACCTTTCAATCGCGCGGGCGACGCACAACTTCGTGCTCCACGAACTCGTCAAGATGCAGATGAACCTCCTCAGGGAGTACCACCAGCAGGCGCATCTCAACCGGCAGAAATGGGAAGCGCTTTGCGCCGAGCACAAGCGAATCCTCCAGGCGATAGCGAGCCGTGACGCGGAGGCGGCGGCCGGGGCGATGGACGAGCACCTGCGCGGGCTCAGGGAAGCGATCGTGCAGGCGGGTGAAAGTAACGGCGAGGGGTGA
- the trpS gene encoding tryptophan--tRNA ligase → MNQKKRVFSGIQPSGILTLGNYLGAMKHWARLQDTHDCVYCVVDLHALTVPIDPEELRRRILDTTATLVAVGLDPARVILFVQSHVHEHAELSWLLSCVTTFGELGRMTQFKEKSEGKESVTAGLFTYPVLMAADILLYQTDVVPVGADQKQHVELTRDIAERFNKRFGATFALPEPHIPEVGARIMSLDNPKSKMSKSNANPDSYIGLLDPPDLIRKKVSRAVTDSGREIRYDPAEKPAISNLLSIYSLCSAEPVQVLEERYAGKGYSDLKKDLGAVVAEHLRPFQERFRQVSESGEIDRILNEGAAKARAIASRTLNLAKERIGLVL, encoded by the coding sequence ATGAACCAGAAGAAGCGGGTGTTCTCGGGCATACAACCGAGCGGTATTCTCACACTGGGAAACTACCTCGGCGCGATGAAACACTGGGCCAGGCTCCAGGATACTCACGATTGCGTGTATTGCGTGGTCGACCTTCACGCCCTGACGGTGCCGATCGACCCCGAGGAACTGAGGCGCAGGATACTCGACACCACTGCCACACTCGTCGCGGTGGGACTGGACCCCGCCAGGGTGATACTGTTCGTGCAGTCCCACGTGCACGAGCACGCGGAGCTCAGCTGGCTCCTGTCGTGCGTCACAACGTTCGGCGAGCTGGGGCGGATGACCCAGTTCAAGGAGAAATCCGAAGGGAAGGAATCGGTCACGGCGGGCCTGTTCACCTACCCCGTGCTGATGGCCGCCGATATCCTCCTCTACCAGACCGACGTGGTGCCGGTCGGGGCCGACCAGAAGCAACACGTCGAGCTCACGCGAGATATCGCGGAACGGTTCAACAAGCGCTTCGGCGCCACGTTCGCCCTGCCCGAGCCGCATATCCCGGAGGTAGGCGCCAGGATCATGTCCCTGGACAACCCGAAATCGAAGATGAGCAAGAGCAACGCCAACCCCGACAGCTACATCGGCCTCCTGGACCCGCCGGACCTGATACGGAAGAAAGTCTCCCGCGCGGTCACCGACTCGGGGAGAGAGATCAGGTACGACCCGGCCGAGAAGCCGGCGATAAGTAACCTGCTGAGTATTTATTCACTGTGCTCGGCCGAACCGGTGCAGGTCCTGGAAGAGAGGTATGCCGGCAAAGGGTACAGCGACCTCAAGAAGGACCTCGGGGCGGTTGTCGCCGAGCACCTGCGGCCGTTCCAGGAACGCTTCAGGCAGGTTTCCGAATCCGGTGAGATCGACAGGATCCTGAATGAGGGAGCGGCCAAGGCCAGGGCCATCGCGAGCCGTACGCTGAACCTTGCCAAAGAACGAATCGGCTTGGTGCTCTGA
- a CDS encoding septum formation initiator family protein, translating to MYASRDLRDLMTSTAKLERKRPRRKRTNKLVVIAVVLALLYAFANQELRLWSVRAQERRIEDEIRAQEIKSQILKEQIKALQTDEYIEKVAREQLGWIKKGEIQYLPEQRH from the coding sequence TTGTACGCTTCAAGAGACCTGAGGGACCTCATGACCTCAACGGCGAAACTCGAGCGTAAGAGACCCAGGCGAAAGCGGACTAACAAGCTGGTCGTTATCGCCGTAGTACTCGCGCTGCTCTATGCCTTTGCCAACCAGGAACTGCGCCTCTGGTCCGTCAGGGCGCAGGAAAGGCGCATCGAGGACGAGATCCGCGCTCAGGAGATAAAGAGCCAGATCCTCAAGGAACAGATCAAGGCGCTTCAGACCGACGAGTATATCGAGAAGGTAGCGCGGGAGCAGCTGGGGTGGATAAAGAAGGGGGAGATCCAGTACCTCCCCGAGCAGCGCCACTAG
- a CDS encoding sigma-70 region 4 domain-containing protein, with amino-acid sequence MQVEIRGAERLSFRERQVVVLKEMGYSSEEISARLGIAAGTVATLYNRAKTKGYQLVIVISGDPLALFGDEAGLDERPGAKEG; translated from the coding sequence TTGCAGGTTGAGATCAGGGGCGCTGAAAGGCTGAGTTTCAGAGAACGGCAGGTCGTTGTCCTTAAGGAGATGGGGTACTCTTCGGAGGAGATCTCCGCTCGCCTCGGCATTGCGGCTGGGACCGTGGCGACCCTGTACAACCGCGCGAAGACGAAGGGGTACCAACTCGTGATAGTTATCTCAGGCGACCCGCTGGCGCTGTTCGGCGACGAGGCCGGGCTCGACGAGAGGCCGGGAGCGAAGGAGGGCTGA
- a CDS encoding ABC transporter ATP-binding protein codes for MDRPLIETVDLARDYDGRTVVDVDHLGIAEGDVLGLLGRNGSGKSTLLRLLCLLEEPSRGDVLFAGRRLDTEAERLSQRRKMAMVFQEPLLFSGTVRFNISYGLSVRGAGAAEVRSRCERTLEILGITHLAGRNVDTLSGGEAQRVSLARALVTGPEVLFLDEPMANLDAPTRQSFKRDLARVLSDLGVTAVYVTHDISEALYLCNRVAVMSSGRIVQDSTPTEVWNRPATAEAASLVGIETLIPGFVIGRNGSGSLVSVSETANRATLISDRPAPEGARVCVCIRPENVVCSREPVEGAANRFSAGITDIEPLATGARLTLDCGFILVAHVGPRAVQSLALHRGGRVHVGFSASDAHLIV; via the coding sequence ATGGACCGGCCGCTCATAGAGACGGTGGACCTCGCCCGCGACTACGACGGGCGTACCGTGGTAGACGTCGACCACCTTGGGATTGCGGAAGGCGACGTGTTGGGGCTGCTCGGCAGGAACGGCTCGGGCAAGAGCACGCTTCTGCGGCTGCTTTGCCTCCTGGAAGAGCCGTCCCGCGGGGATGTGCTGTTCGCAGGCCGCCGTCTTGACACAGAGGCCGAAAGGCTCTCTCAGCGGCGAAAGATGGCCATGGTGTTTCAGGAGCCGCTGCTCTTCAGCGGGACGGTCCGGTTCAACATCTCCTATGGGCTGAGTGTGAGGGGGGCCGGAGCGGCGGAGGTTCGCTCGCGGTGCGAACGAACGCTCGAGATCCTGGGGATAACCCATCTCGCCGGCCGCAACGTCGACACCCTGTCAGGGGGCGAGGCGCAGAGGGTCAGCCTCGCGCGGGCCCTCGTCACCGGCCCCGAGGTGCTCTTCCTGGATGAACCCATGGCAAATCTCGATGCCCCAACCAGGCAATCGTTCAAGCGCGATCTCGCCAGGGTGCTGTCGGACCTCGGCGTGACGGCCGTCTACGTGACGCACGACATCAGCGAGGCGCTGTACCTGTGCAACAGGGTCGCGGTGATGAGTTCCGGGCGCATAGTCCAGGACTCTACCCCCACGGAAGTGTGGAACCGTCCCGCCACAGCCGAGGCCGCCTCGCTCGTCGGCATCGAGACCCTCATCCCCGGGTTCGTAATTGGACGCAACGGCAGCGGCAGTCTCGTTTCGGTAAGCGAGACGGCGAATAGGGCTACCCTGATCTCGGACAGGCCCGCTCCCGAGGGCGCAAGAGTCTGCGTGTGCATAAGGCCCGAGAACGTGGTCTGTTCGCGGGAACCGGTGGAGGGCGCCGCCAACCGGTTCTCAGCCGGGATCACGGACATCGAACCGCTTGCGACCGGCGCCAGGCTGACCCTCGATTGTGGTTTCATCCTCGTGGCGCACGTTGGACCGCGCGCCGTCCAGTCACTGGCACTCCATCGCGGCGGCCGCGTGCACGTAGGCTTCTCCGCGTCCGACGCCCACCTGATCGTCTAG
- a CDS encoding ABC transporter permease has translation MASILESIVEAIRLLISLDPEVVGIAWLSLRVSGAATCVSILLGVPAGVLLALNDFPGRRLVIGLVNTGMGLPPVVVGLIVSMLFWRSGPFGQFEMMYTPGVMIIAQVCIALPIVTGLSLAAIQQLNPRLRLQSLALGASKIQSMMLLVRESRLPMLAAIMAGFGGVISEVGAVMMVGGNIKGQTRVLTTAMVLESRMGHFEMALALGILLLGLSFGVNAVLTNLQQKGARRWTGRS, from the coding sequence TTGGCATCCATCCTGGAATCAATCGTCGAGGCAATCAGGCTGCTCATTAGCCTCGACCCCGAGGTCGTGGGGATTGCGTGGCTGTCCCTCAGGGTTTCGGGGGCGGCTACCTGCGTTTCCATCCTGCTCGGAGTCCCGGCGGGCGTGCTCCTGGCCCTCAACGATTTCCCGGGGAGGCGGCTCGTGATCGGCCTCGTGAACACGGGGATGGGGTTGCCCCCGGTTGTCGTGGGTCTCATCGTCTCGATGCTGTTCTGGCGCAGCGGCCCGTTCGGGCAATTCGAGATGATGTACACGCCCGGCGTTATGATCATAGCCCAGGTGTGCATTGCGCTGCCCATCGTTACGGGGCTCTCGCTCGCCGCCATACAACAGCTCAATCCAAGGCTCAGGCTGCAATCCCTCGCGCTCGGCGCGAGCAAGATCCAATCGATGATGCTGCTCGTCAGGGAGTCCAGGCTTCCGATGCTCGCAGCGATCATGGCCGGCTTCGGCGGCGTGATATCCGAGGTCGGCGCTGTGATGATGGTGGGCGGGAATATCAAGGGGCAAACCCGGGTGCTCACCACCGCCATGGTGCTGGAGAGCAGGATGGGGCATTTCGAAATGGCTCTCGCGCTGGGCATCCTTCTTCTCGGACTGTCTTTCGGAGTAAACGCCGTACTGACAAATCTCCAGCAGAAAGGGGCGAGGAGATGGACCGGCCGCTCATAG
- a CDS encoding solute-binding protein, with protein MRSRTSAVITFALLGTILTVAGCGKPVERKPLVLATTTSTADTGLLDVLNPAFEKKFPYTVKTIAVGTGEALKLGEKKEADVLLVHARKSEDKFMADGFGTRRLDVMYNDFVLVGSKDDPAKIRGLKEAKAALAAIAGSNSTFITRGDNSGTHQKEKQLWEAAGIKPEGAWYVSTGQGMGASLKIASEKKGYTLSDRGTYLATKGLDLEILVEKDPALLNPYGVIEVKGAKNTDGAKAYAGFITSAEGQKIIADYGKDKFGQPLFFPSASQGK; from the coding sequence ATGAGGTCGCGTACGAGTGCCGTGATCACCTTTGCCCTCCTGGGTACCATTCTGACGGTAGCGGGCTGCGGCAAACCAGTCGAGAGAAAGCCGCTTGTGCTCGCCACCACCACCAGCACCGCAGACACAGGCCTTCTGGATGTGCTCAACCCCGCCTTTGAGAAGAAGTTCCCTTACACGGTCAAGACCATCGCCGTGGGCACCGGGGAAGCGCTCAAGCTCGGCGAGAAGAAAGAGGCCGATGTCCTCCTGGTTCACGCCCGCAAGAGCGAGGACAAGTTCATGGCGGACGGGTTCGGGACGAGGCGCCTCGACGTGATGTACAACGACTTCGTCCTGGTCGGGTCGAAAGACGACCCCGCGAAGATAAGGGGCCTCAAGGAAGCCAAAGCGGCACTCGCCGCCATCGCCGGCTCGAATAGCACGTTCATCACGCGCGGCGACAATTCGGGAACACATCAGAAAGAGAAGCAGCTCTGGGAGGCGGCGGGGATCAAGCCCGAGGGCGCCTGGTACGTTTCGACGGGCCAGGGAATGGGCGCCAGCCTGAAGATAGCCAGCGAAAAGAAGGGCTATACCCTTTCCGACCGTGGCACCTACCTCGCGACGAAAGGCCTGGACCTGGAGATCCTGGTCGAGAAGGATCCGGCGCTCCTCAACCCGTATGGTGTAATCGAGGTGAAGGGCGCGAAGAACACCGATGGCGCCAAGGCCTACGCCGGCTTCATCACCTCGGCCGAGGGTCAGAAGATAATCGCGGATTACGGAAAGGATAAGTTCGGGCAGCCGTTGTTCTTCCCGTCGGCTTCCCAGGGCAAGTAG
- a CDS encoding nucleotidyltransferase domain-containing protein codes for MLNKVPAIVEMLGRDDDILFCYLFGSVARGTAGSLSDLDFAVYLDPRVPADQRFYRALDIAARLSSILRTSNVDVVPLNDASPELAYSVIRDGKLLFCRDELQRQRFWVRIVLDYLDRGFMRDLFWRYTAKRVKEGSFGGRREDRSQLAPGARETT; via the coding sequence GTGCTCAACAAAGTTCCTGCAATCGTCGAAATGCTCGGTCGCGACGATGACATACTATTCTGCTACCTTTTCGGCTCTGTCGCCAGGGGCACCGCAGGATCCCTGAGCGACCTGGATTTTGCGGTTTACCTGGACCCCCGGGTTCCTGCTGATCAGCGGTTTTACAGGGCCCTTGACATTGCGGCCAGGCTGTCATCCATTCTGCGAACCTCCAACGTTGACGTTGTGCCCTTGAATGATGCCTCGCCCGAGCTCGCGTATTCGGTGATTCGCGACGGCAAACTCCTGTTCTGCAGGGACGAACTGCAGCGACAACGTTTTTGGGTCCGGATCGTCCTGGACTACTTGGATAGAGGATTCATGCGAGACCTTTTCTGGCGCTACACTGCTAAGCGGGTTAAGGAGGGCTCCTTTGGTGGTAGACGAGAAGACCGTTCTCAGCTTGCTCCAGGAGCTCGAGAGACGACTTGA
- a CDS encoding DUF86 domain-containing protein has translation MVDEKTVLSLLQELERRLERLYSLSNTSVKTLVEDASIRDQVERNLEVAIQCCIDLGTHLLASMGGPSPESYRDVFVSLGSLGVIDDTLSESLARMAGFRNVLVHGYLTLDPRRMHESLNRISDIRGFVEAVVHYIEAQKKE, from the coding sequence GTGGTAGACGAGAAGACCGTTCTCAGCTTGCTCCAGGAGCTCGAGAGACGACTTGAAAGGCTATACTCTCTTTCAAACACCAGCGTCAAAACGCTGGTGGAAGATGCCTCCATCAGGGACCAGGTTGAAAGGAACCTTGAGGTTGCCATCCAGTGCTGTATAGACCTGGGAACCCACCTCCTGGCCTCAATGGGAGGCCCCTCGCCCGAAAGCTACAGGGATGTGTTTGTCTCCCTGGGCAGCCTTGGGGTTATCGACGACACCCTCTCCGAGAGCCTCGCCAGGATGGCTGGGTTCCGGAACGTCCTTGTACACGGCTATCTAACACTGGACCCGCGCAGAATGCATGAGTCTCTTAATCGTATCTCAGACATCAGGGGCTTCGTAGAAGCAGTCGTGCATTATATCGAAGCGCAAAAAAAGGAGTAG
- the yabQ gene encoding spore cortex biosynthesis protein YabQ — MESLDIEIYRMSVMLLAGVAAGLLFDIYRIFRWVTSPRGIVVYLEDAIFWLVLTPLLVFALIVSNWVNLRLYAFVGFALGFAVYLVFGSPAVVLALKFVATCLIQLVRAVRQAARRACAACRSFARRVARRLKGLRKPAARAARKAVGRLRPVGRRLRGAALRLLRLGKK; from the coding sequence GTGGAATCCCTCGACATCGAGATCTACAGGATGTCCGTGATGCTCCTGGCCGGCGTGGCGGCCGGGCTGCTCTTCGACATATACCGCATCTTCAGGTGGGTAACCTCACCGCGGGGCATCGTCGTGTATCTCGAGGACGCTATCTTCTGGCTAGTCCTGACCCCACTCCTCGTGTTCGCCCTCATCGTCTCCAACTGGGTTAACCTCAGGCTCTACGCCTTCGTGGGATTCGCCCTCGGTTTCGCGGTGTACCTGGTTTTCGGAAGCCCCGCCGTCGTGCTTGCACTCAAGTTCGTCGCGACCTGCCTTATCCAGTTGGTGCGCGCCGTGCGGCAGGCTGCCCGCCGGGCGTGCGCGGCCTGCCGGTCGTTCGCCAGGCGCGTGGCGCGACGGCTGAAGGGCCTGCGCAAGCCGGCGGCTCGCGCGGCGCGGAAGGCGGTAGGCCGGCTGCGGCCGGTCGGCAGAAGACTTCGAGGGGCGGCACTTCGTCTGCTGCGGCTCGGAAAGAAGTGA
- the yabP gene encoding sporulation protein YabP, with product MDDRDFDLAKDHEIHVVNREKITIRGVLRVESFDDQEIVMDTDYGALTVRGEELTIKQLDVDDGSFSVDGLVHGFQYSPDVGSRSKRKGKGILERLFR from the coding sequence ATGGACGACAGGGATTTCGACCTTGCCAAGGACCACGAGATACACGTCGTCAACCGAGAGAAGATCACCATACGAGGTGTGCTCCGCGTTGAGAGCTTCGACGACCAGGAAATAGTCATGGACACGGACTACGGCGCGCTTACGGTGCGCGGCGAGGAGCTCACGATCAAGCAACTCGACGTGGACGACGGGAGTTTCTCGGTGGATGGGCTGGTGCACGGATTCCAGTATTCGCCGGACGTCGGGTCGCGGAGCAAGCGGAAAGGGAAAGGGATTCTGGAGCGGCTTTTCAGATAG
- a CDS encoding RNA-binding S4 domain-containing protein, which yields MRVDKYLKVSRLIKRRTVAQEACSAGRVLVNGRQAKPGTEVEPGDSITVEFGNRTLEVEVLDARETACVSQAGQMYRVKGETRHGISSSDEHTY from the coding sequence GTGAGGGTAGACAAGTATCTCAAGGTCAGCAGGTTGATAAAGCGCAGGACAGTCGCCCAGGAAGCCTGCTCGGCGGGGCGCGTGCTGGTCAACGGGCGTCAGGCCAAACCAGGCACGGAGGTTGAGCCCGGGGATTCGATCACCGTCGAGTTCGGCAACAGGACGCTGGAAGTGGAGGTGCTCGACGCAAGGGAGACTGCCTGTGTCAGCCAGGCGGGCCAGATGTACCGCGTGAAGGGAGAGACAAGGCACGGCATATCCTCCTCAGACGAGCATACGTATTAG